The segment TAGATTCTTTCATAGCCACTTCCACCTCCGCAGAGTTTTCCGCATTCAGTTTTATTTGGCTCGACATTTCTTCAAGTGAGGACGTCGTTTCCTGAACACTTGCTGCCTGCTCGCTTGCACTTTCGGCTAAATCCTGGCTGGCTCCTGAAAGCTGAACCGATGAGGCATTAACTTGCTCGGAACCACTTTTAAGTCGGTCTATAATCGATTTCAAAGTTTTGTTTACCGACCGGGTTATAAAGTATCCCAACAATCCAGCCAGAGTTACACCGAACACCAACCCGATAATGGCAAAAGTACCTATGATGTTATTCTGTGCAGTGGCACTTTTAACCTCAGAATCTACAATGGCTTTGTTCAGTTCTACAATCCCTTGTAATCTTTCCTTAGCAATGCGATAAGACTCCATGTTATAATTCATGAACTGATCCCTTAAATTGGAAAGTATCTCGTCAGCACGTTGTGAGTCTTCCGAAATCAGCAAGTATTCTCTTGATATTTTTCTAAACTCATCCTGATGGTTTTTCCAGGTTTGATAGGATTTTAAGAATGCTTGCCATTCTAAGGCTTCTTGTTGAGTTTGTGGTAATGGCTCATAGATGGCTTTCGCTTCGGTTAGCTTATCCCAGTAATGATCTACAGTCTCTACGGCTTCTTTACGTTCCTTATCCGATAAAGCCGGATTCTGCAAGGCCTCTTCTTTACTTCTGATTTCGGCCATAGCCAAATTCATATCTTGTAACGACTGAATACTGGGAAGCCTCACTTTCCCGATTTCTTCTACCGTTTTCTTATTACTTGTAGCTGCATACTGCCCTAATGATCCAAGAATCAGTGAAATCAGGGTGATTCCGGTAAAGGCTGCTGTTAACTTCTTTCCAATTGTCCACTTTTTGTTATTTGCTGAAACGTTAATTGTACTGCTCATTAGTTTACCTTTTGCAAGGTGGTTTAGTTTGAAATTGTAAAAGCCGGAAGCCTCAGCTTTTTTTAGCTGGATATAAAAGCACCCCGGCTTTAGATAGTTGAAACCGTTAAAGCCGACATTATTTAACGCAAGCAATAACAACCTGCGACATCACCAGCTTTGGTTTTGAAGAGTTATCGGATAAAGTGAAAAAACATTAAGTAATTTTAATAATTAAATTAAATAATATTAATTACTTATGATTCACATATTCTTCACATTTAAAAATGTGATTTACGGAAAGAGGTTTTAATCAGGAGAGTTAATGTTAATAAGCTGAGCAATCTCGCTCTTCACTTTTGATGGCTTTGAAACCGAAGTACCGACCTTTGGGCAGGAATTTTTAATTGGTAATCACTTCGATGCGGGATTCACCGACTTCTTTATAGCCGGCATATTATCTCTGTTTTTTTCTCTCAACCGTAATAAATCTTGCTCATTTGTAGGTTCAAAATGAGCCGGGGTGTTTTTTCACTCCCAGGTAACCCCTTTATCGGAAAAAGAAAAGAATAGTTAAGCCTTTTTATGGAGAAAATTTTCTGTGTACAAAACATATCATTAATGAATGCTCTACACGATGCCGTGAACGACTCGCTTGCATACCGGAATACATCTAACCACAACCACCATCTTCCCACCGGTAACCATCGCTTCCAGTAAACAAGCGAAGGGGTTCAGCCCTTCCATACTATAGCACCTAACCGCGATGCCGTGAACGACTCGTTTGCATACCGGAATACATCTAACCACAACCACCATCTTCCCACCGGTAACCATCGCTTCCAGTAAACAAGAGAAGAGGTTTAGCCCTTCAACCTACACCAACATCCGCGATGCCGTGAACGACTCTCTTAAGTACCGGAATCCAAATATCCCCAGCCACCAACTTCCCATCAGCAACCATCGCTTCCAGTAAACAAGCGAAGGGGTTCAGCCCTTCAACCTACACCAACATCCGCGATGCCGTAAACAACTCGCTTGCATACCTGAATACATCTAACCACAACCACCAACTTCCCATCAGCAACCATCGCTTCCAGTAAACAAGCGAAGGGATTCATCCCTTCGCTAATAACATAACCAAATACCAGGAACCGGAACCGAAAGCATCAGCCCATTAATGCATCACACCTAATACATCCAGGATTTTTTCTTTCAGTACTTCCGGGGTGAAAGGTTTGTGAACAAAACCTGCATATTGCTCATCTATAATTTTGATCCGGGCATTATTGCTTTCCGTGGAAACGATGAGTACAGGCATATCCATGGTAATTGGATTCTTCCGTACTTTATCCAGCATCTCCATTCCATCCATAATGGGCATGTTCACATCAATGAAAAGTAGGTCCAGCCAGTTGTTGTCAACCACTTCCAACCCTTCCGCACCGTTGCTTGCCTGGTGTACTTCGCCTACTTCAATACCGGTGTTCTTAATTGTTTTTATGATCATACTTCGCATTACGGCGCTGTCGTCAACCACAAGTATATTAATTGCCATTTTTATCTCCGGTTAGTTACGCTATCAGTTCTAATTTCTTTGGTTTTACATGCTTCAGAATTGCACCCGTTATTCTATCAAGCGGAAGGATATCGGTTGCGGCGCCAATCTTTGCAGCCTCTTTGGGCATACCATACACCACCGAAGTTTTTTCATCCTGCGCTATAGTATAGCACCCTTTTTCTTTCATCCGAAGGAGTCCGCAGGCACCATCAGCTCCCATACCTGTTAATATTACGCCTGTAGCCTTATTTTCGGCTACATTTGCCACCGAGTCAAACAACACATCCACACTGGGACGATGATGATTCACTTTCTCCGTTTCAATAATCTTAATCTCAAAACCTTCCACCGATTGCTCAACAATCATATGCTTGTCGCCCGGTGCAATAAATACTTTTCCCGACAGCACCATATCTCCGTCTTTAGCCTCAACAACCTCAACTCTGCACAGGTTATTTAAACGGGATGCAAATTGACCGGTAAAAACCGGGGGCATGTGTTGGACCACAACCACACCGGGAATATCCTCCGGCAACTGGGGCAGCAGAAATTCAAGAGCACGGGTCCCCCCCGTCGATGATCCGATGGCAATCAGTTCGCATTTGGAGCGCCTGAATATTTCACTTTTGTCCAGTCCATAACGGGAGGATTGCTCCCCTGCCTTATGAATATCTCCAGTGTGTGAAAGTACATTTGCCACCGATGCCGTCCGCACCGCGGTTACTAAATCGTGCTCCATTTCTTTGGCGTCATAATCCGCTTTCGGCTTTGAAATCACTTCGATGGCTCCGGCTGCTAAGGCGCGCAAGGCTCTTTTGCTATTTGCCGGGGTAACGGAACTGACTACCACCACGGGTAAAGGAAGGTGCTTCATCAGTTTCTTAAGGAAAGTCAGCCCATCCATCCGGGGCATCAGCATGTCTAAAGTTATAACGTCCGGTTTAAGCTCTGCCAATTGCTGGCGGGCTTCATAAGGATCTTCAGCCATGCCAACCACTTCAATATCTTCGTGCTTATTCAACAAGAACGAAATAAGTTTTCTATCAAATAAAGAATCGTCAACAACCAAAACTTTTATCATGCCAGCCCTCCATTCTTTATTATGAAACCGGTTCAGCCATTTTACGGGCCATTTGTTTAATGATAGCTTCCGGGATTACCTGCAAAGGCAGAATCTCTTCAGCGGCGCCAAGCTTTGCGGCTTCTTTCGGCATTCCATATACCACCGAGGTGGCTTCATCCTGAGCGATGGTATGAGCACCGGCTTCCTTCATATGTAAAAGCCCTTGAGCTCCATCGGCTCCCATTCCCGTCAAAATCACGCCCATGGCATTCACTCCGGCCGATTTAGCTACCGAATTGAACATCACATCCACGCTTGGGCGCTGATGATGCACCGGTGGTCCAGATTTAATGCGGGTATAGTATTTGGCACCGCTTTTCTCAACAAGCATATGGAAATTACCGGGGGCAATTAAAGCCTGACCCGTTTTAATCAAATCGCCGTCTTCAGCTTCTTTTACTTTAAGCCGGCAGATGGTATTCAAACGCTCAGCAAAACTTTTGGTGAATACAGGTGGCATATGCTGCGTAATCACGATACCGGGCATATTTTCAGGAAGTTCGGTAAGTACCGCTTCCAGGGCTCGGGTTCCACCGGTAGAAGCCCCGATGGCAATCAATTTGTTGGTGGTATGTCGAAGTCCGGTGAATTCTACCCTTTCGGTCGCCTTCTGTTTGGTCCGTGCAGATTTAACGGCCTCCAAATGCTGATCGAAACGAGCGATTGAAGCTGTCCGAATAGCTTTCACGATGTCCTGGGAAATATTCTGGGTTGAATAGGCTGACCCGGGTTTACAAATCACATCTACTGCCCCAAGGCGCAGGGCATTTAATGCATTAGCGCTGTTTTTTGGAGTCAAAGAACTTACTACGACCACCGGCATGGGGAAATGCTTCATCAGTTTTCCCAAAAAAGAAAGACCGTCCATACGGGGCATTTCCAAATCGAGAGTCAGCACATCCGGCTTCAACTGTATAATTTTTTCCCGTGCTATGTATGGATCGATGGCCGTTCCCACAACTTCAATATCCTTTTGCTTGTTCAGCTCTTCGGTTAGCAGTTTTCTGACTACGGCCGAATCATCTATAATCAATACTTTGATCATCCCGGCTCCTCTGAGTTATAATAGATGGAGATATCAGCGATGCCTTCGTCCAACAGCACCTGCAGTTTCTCGTGGTGCATATTTTTGAAAATAGCTTCTACATTTTCACTCGGTTCTGCAATGCGGGGCGGCCGGATGTAGCAAATGTTTTCATCCCGGGCAAAAAGGGGAACGGTATTTCCACAAATGATATTCGCGATTTCACAAAGTGCGCCTTCCTTTTCTTCCTGTGTTGCAGCTTCCACACCCAACATATTGGCTGCGATGGCATCCAGCAGATGGTCGGAGGCATCAATAACCATTCCACCCTCTGCGGCTCCATCAAACTGAACAATAGAGCGGGCTGTACCATCCGGCTTTTGCATGTCTTCTGCATCTTCGAGCTCCCATTCTTCCAGCGGAAACATGTAGCAGGTTATCTCAAAGGTGTTAACCGCGATGTTGTGAATTTTATCCGTGTAAGTGATACTCATTGTTGATCCCATAAAATTTTGATATTTGTT is part of the Gracilimonas sediminicola genome and harbors:
- a CDS encoding protein-glutamate methylesterase/protein-glutamine glutaminase produces the protein MIKVLVVDDSLFDRKLISFLLNKHEDIEVVGMAEDPYEARQQLAELKPDVITLDMLMPRMDGLTFLKKLMKHLPLPVVVVSSVTPANSKRALRALAAGAIEVISKPKADYDAKEMEHDLVTAVRTASVANVLSHTGDIHKAGEQSSRYGLDKSEIFRRSKCELIAIGSSTGGTRALEFLLPQLPEDIPGVVVVQHMPPVFTGQFASRLNNLCRVEVVEAKDGDMVLSGKVFIAPGDKHMIVEQSVEGFEIKIIETEKVNHHRPSVDVLFDSVANVAENKATGVILTGMGADGACGLLRMKEKGCYTIAQDEKTSVVYGMPKEAAKIGAATDILPLDRITGAILKHVKPKKLELIA
- a CDS encoding chemotaxis protein CheX produces the protein MSITYTDKIHNIAVNTFEITCYMFPLEEWELEDAEDMQKPDGTARSIVQFDGAAEGGMVIDASDHLLDAIAANMLGVEAATQEEKEGALCEIANIICGNTVPLFARDENICYIRPPRIAEPSENVEAIFKNMHHEKLQVLLDEGIADISIYYNSEEPG
- a CDS encoding HAMP domain-containing methyl-accepting chemotaxis protein, producing MSSTINVSANNKKWTIGKKLTAAFTGITLISLILGSLGQYAATSNKKTVEEIGKVRLPSIQSLQDMNLAMAEIRSKEEALQNPALSDKERKEAVETVDHYWDKLTEAKAIYEPLPQTQQEALEWQAFLKSYQTWKNHQDEFRKISREYLLISEDSQRADEILSNLRDQFMNYNMESYRIAKERLQGIVELNKAIVDSEVKSATAQNNIIGTFAIIGLVFGVTLAGLLGYFITRSVNKTLKSIIDRLKSGSEQVNASSVQLSGASQDLAESASEQAASVQETTSSLEEMSSQIKLNAENSAEVEVAMKESKPLVESGVEAMKRMTEAMKEISHSSKETSKIINTIDDIAFQTNLLALNAAVEAARAGEAGKGFAVVAEEVRNLAQRSAEAAKNTSELIQKSQSSSDRGNGVSKEVSDNLQKIEESINEVSSLVVEISAASKEQAVGIQQMSSVMSEMDNVVQTNASSSEESASAAEELSSQAAELQYIVNELMEMVGGSGAHHMPKQEGVLQRVAKHIPLAQKVTPSVSSNGHTVNGIRHFNGDGKSERAKQNLHREPALNGFSHDDFSDF
- a CDS encoding response regulator is translated as MAINILVVDDSAVMRSMIIKTIKNTGIEVGEVHQASNGAEGLEVVDNNWLDLLFIDVNMPIMDGMEMLDKVRKNPITMDMPVLIVSTESNNARIKIIDEQYAGFVHKPFTPEVLKEKILDVLGVMH
- a CDS encoding protein-glutamate methylesterase/protein-glutamine glutaminase; its protein translation is MIKVLIIDDSAVVRKLLTEELNKQKDIEVVGTAIDPYIAREKIIQLKPDVLTLDLEMPRMDGLSFLGKLMKHFPMPVVVVSSLTPKNSANALNALRLGAVDVICKPGSAYSTQNISQDIVKAIRTASIARFDQHLEAVKSARTKQKATERVEFTGLRHTTNKLIAIGASTGGTRALEAVLTELPENMPGIVITQHMPPVFTKSFAERLNTICRLKVKEAEDGDLIKTGQALIAPGNFHMLVEKSGAKYYTRIKSGPPVHHQRPSVDVMFNSVAKSAGVNAMGVILTGMGADGAQGLLHMKEAGAHTIAQDEATSVVYGMPKEAAKLGAAEEILPLQVIPEAIIKQMARKMAEPVS